From the genome of Suricata suricatta isolate VVHF042 chromosome 3, meerkat_22Aug2017_6uvM2_HiC, whole genome shotgun sequence, one region includes:
- the GORAB gene encoding RAB6-interacting golgin isoform X1: MCLGSRVGSRGSEVWAPWGRWQPRGMARDWAGFSEEELRRLKQSKDPFEPQRRLPVKKSRQQLQREKALQEQSQKLGLQDGSSSVPPEQLLSAPEPRFNAQNPHSSSPVPPSPLTVTSPVGDGKPQGTEGQPSELGLENSHDGRKNTEVLPPKSDCKMEKKKLELQEKSRWEILQQEQRLMEEKNKRKKALLAKAIAERSKRTQAETLKLKRIQKELQALDDMVSADIGILRNRIDQASLEYSYAWKRFDRAEAEYVTAKLDLQRKTEIKEQLTEHLCTIIQQNELRKAKKLEELMQQLNVQADEETLELEMGVERFLHEQEADVGKQMVHLQSPFQPSGERVTLGFAKENRNQDQGASQKVDEQCENSTSFPILNADKSQEDKIIVKDISAALTT; encoded by the exons ATGTGCCTGGGTAGTCGTGTTGGCAGTCGGGGCTCTGAGGTGTGGGCGCCCTGGGGGCGCTGGCAGCCGAGGGGGATGGCGCGGGATTGGgcaggcttctctgaggaggagCTGAGGCGACTAAAACAGAGTAAAG ATCCATTTGAACCACAGCGACGTCTCCCTGTGAAGAAAAGTCGACAACAACTTCAGCGAGAAAAAGCCCTTCAAGAGCAAAGCCAAAAACTTGGACTTCAAGATGGATCAAGCTCAGTACCTCCAGAGCAGCTGCTTTCCGCACCAGAACCAAGATTTAATGCTCAAAACCCACATTCTTCCTCCCCTGTTCCTCCTAGTCCTCTTACAGTCACTTCTCCTGTTGGTGATGGAAAACCACAGGGTACTGAAGGTCAACCAAGTGAACTGGGACTTGAGAATTCCCACGATGGTCGCAAAAACACCGAAGTTCTCCCTCCAAAGTCAGattgcaaaatggaaaaaaagaaactggaatt GCAAGAAAAATCTCGTTGGGAAATCCTCCAACAAGAACAACGgctaatggaagagaaaaataaacgtAAGAAAGCTCTTTTGGCTAAAGCTATTGCAGAAAG atcTAAAAGAACTCAAGCAGAGACCCTGAAACTAAAGCGGATCCAAAAGGAGTTGCAGGCTTTAGATGACATGGTGTCAGCAGACATTGGGATCCTCAGAAACAGGATTGATCAAGCCAGCCTTGAGTATTCATATGCTTG GAAGCGGTTTGACAGGGCTGAAGCAGAGTATGTGACGGCAAAGTTGGATCTGCAGCGCAAGACTGAGATTAAGGAGCAGCTCACTGAGCACCTCTGTACAATCATACAGCAAAACGAGCTCCGCAAGGCCAAGAAGTTGGAGGAGTTGATGCAACAACTGAATGTACAAGCTGATGAGGAGACTCTGGAACTTGAGATGGGGGTAGAGAGATTTCTGCACGAACAAGAAGCCGACGTGGGGAAACAGATGGTTCAtctgcagagcccatttcagcCTTCTGGGGAGAGGGTGACATTAGGGTTTGCCAAAGAGAACAGAAATCAAGACCAAGGTGCTTCTCAGAAGGTAGATGAACAGTGTGAAAATTCCACTAGCTTTCCCATTCTGAATGCAGACAAAAgtcaagaagataaaattattgtaAAGGACATTTCAGCTGCTCTGACCACGTGA
- the GORAB gene encoding RAB6-interacting golgin isoform X2 gives MQNRMEAAVLDFIGTINNSSNPFEPQRRLPVKKSRQQLQREKALQEQSQKLGLQDGSSSVPPEQLLSAPEPRFNAQNPHSSSPVPPSPLTVTSPVGDGKPQGTEGQPSELGLENSHDGRKNTEVLPPKSDCKMEKKKLELQEKSRWEILQQEQRLMEEKNKRKKALLAKAIAERSKRTQAETLKLKRIQKELQALDDMVSADIGILRNRIDQASLEYSYAWKRFDRAEAEYVTAKLDLQRKTEIKEQLTEHLCTIIQQNELRKAKKLEELMQQLNVQADEETLELEMGVERFLHEQEADVGKQMVHLQSPFQPSGERVTLGFAKENRNQDQGASQKVDEQCENSTSFPILNADKSQEDKIIVKDISAALTT, from the exons ATGCAAAATAGAATGGAAGCAGCAGTACTGGATTTCATAGGAACTATTAACAATTCATCTA ATCCATTTGAACCACAGCGACGTCTCCCTGTGAAGAAAAGTCGACAACAACTTCAGCGAGAAAAAGCCCTTCAAGAGCAAAGCCAAAAACTTGGACTTCAAGATGGATCAAGCTCAGTACCTCCAGAGCAGCTGCTTTCCGCACCAGAACCAAGATTTAATGCTCAAAACCCACATTCTTCCTCCCCTGTTCCTCCTAGTCCTCTTACAGTCACTTCTCCTGTTGGTGATGGAAAACCACAGGGTACTGAAGGTCAACCAAGTGAACTGGGACTTGAGAATTCCCACGATGGTCGCAAAAACACCGAAGTTCTCCCTCCAAAGTCAGattgcaaaatggaaaaaaagaaactggaatt GCAAGAAAAATCTCGTTGGGAAATCCTCCAACAAGAACAACGgctaatggaagagaaaaataaacgtAAGAAAGCTCTTTTGGCTAAAGCTATTGCAGAAAG atcTAAAAGAACTCAAGCAGAGACCCTGAAACTAAAGCGGATCCAAAAGGAGTTGCAGGCTTTAGATGACATGGTGTCAGCAGACATTGGGATCCTCAGAAACAGGATTGATCAAGCCAGCCTTGAGTATTCATATGCTTG GAAGCGGTTTGACAGGGCTGAAGCAGAGTATGTGACGGCAAAGTTGGATCTGCAGCGCAAGACTGAGATTAAGGAGCAGCTCACTGAGCACCTCTGTACAATCATACAGCAAAACGAGCTCCGCAAGGCCAAGAAGTTGGAGGAGTTGATGCAACAACTGAATGTACAAGCTGATGAGGAGACTCTGGAACTTGAGATGGGGGTAGAGAGATTTCTGCACGAACAAGAAGCCGACGTGGGGAAACAGATGGTTCAtctgcagagcccatttcagcCTTCTGGGGAGAGGGTGACATTAGGGTTTGCCAAAGAGAACAGAAATCAAGACCAAGGTGCTTCTCAGAAGGTAGATGAACAGTGTGAAAATTCCACTAGCTTTCCCATTCTGAATGCAGACAAAAgtcaagaagataaaattattgtaAAGGACATTTCAGCTGCTCTGACCACGTGA
- the GORAB gene encoding RAB6-interacting golgin isoform X3, with the protein MEEKNKRKKALLAKAIAERSKRTQAETLKLKRIQKELQALDDMVSADIGILRNRIDQASLEYSYAWKRFDRAEAEYVTAKLDLQRKTEIKEQLTEHLCTIIQQNELRKAKKLEELMQQLNVQADEETLELEMGVERFLHEQEADVGKQMVHLQSPFQPSGERVTLGFAKENRNQDQGASQKVDEQCENSTSFPILNADKSQEDKIIVKDISAALTT; encoded by the exons atggaagagaaaaataaacgtAAGAAAGCTCTTTTGGCTAAAGCTATTGCAGAAAG atcTAAAAGAACTCAAGCAGAGACCCTGAAACTAAAGCGGATCCAAAAGGAGTTGCAGGCTTTAGATGACATGGTGTCAGCAGACATTGGGATCCTCAGAAACAGGATTGATCAAGCCAGCCTTGAGTATTCATATGCTTG GAAGCGGTTTGACAGGGCTGAAGCAGAGTATGTGACGGCAAAGTTGGATCTGCAGCGCAAGACTGAGATTAAGGAGCAGCTCACTGAGCACCTCTGTACAATCATACAGCAAAACGAGCTCCGCAAGGCCAAGAAGTTGGAGGAGTTGATGCAACAACTGAATGTACAAGCTGATGAGGAGACTCTGGAACTTGAGATGGGGGTAGAGAGATTTCTGCACGAACAAGAAGCCGACGTGGGGAAACAGATGGTTCAtctgcagagcccatttcagcCTTCTGGGGAGAGGGTGACATTAGGGTTTGCCAAAGAGAACAGAAATCAAGACCAAGGTGCTTCTCAGAAGGTAGATGAACAGTGTGAAAATTCCACTAGCTTTCCCATTCTGAATGCAGACAAAAgtcaagaagataaaattattgtaAAGGACATTTCAGCTGCTCTGACCACGTGA